In the Coleofasciculus sp. FACHB-1120 genome, one interval contains:
- the cas8a1 gene encoding type I-MYXAN CRISPR-associated Cas8a1/Cmx1, whose translation MVTTQPKISLSLEAADTTIIHCAGMTGLYMTLKRLEKQYPSSHQRGGRISWFLTADTIELFWQGSDFIALSWLIKESFQLDDTGLINLTGLDNDGIYLRQKIHIHEGICAVFLCHNQFYQAGEIVNTELKVEEKKLSINTNP comes from the coding sequence GTGGTTACTACCCAACCCAAAATTTCCCTATCTCTCGAAGCTGCGGATACGACAATAATTCACTGCGCTGGAATGACGGGACTTTACATGACTTTAAAGCGATTAGAAAAGCAATATCCCTCATCTCATCAACGTGGAGGGCGCATATCATGGTTTTTGACTGCTGATACGATTGAATTATTCTGGCAAGGAAGTGATTTTATCGCCCTATCTTGGTTAATTAAGGAGTCTTTTCAATTAGATGATACAGGTTTAATTAATTTAACAGGATTAGACAATGATGGAATATATTTAAGGCAGAAAATCCATATTCATGAGGGAATATGCGCTGTTTTTCTGTGTCATAATCAGTTTTATCAAGCGGGAGAGATAGTTAACACTGAACTAAAGGTTGAAGAAAAAAAGTTGAGTATCAATACAAATCCCTAA
- the cas6 gene encoding type I-MYXAN CRISPR-associated protein Cas6/Cmx6 translates to MAAILIQSEEYVDLTFKLRGSPIPLDNGYPIYSALSRICPPLHELDSIGIHPIAGIPTSKNFLELTAQSRLKIRIHHQQIPLIYPYLAGQAFQLGQHSYQLNIPDYKLLTSSESVYSRLVIIKGFQDPTNFIEAVQRQLDNLEIQGKIELLTRQDGTPQRRQLTINKEGKQFKVRGFGVKISELNPEDSLTLQEQGIGGKRKMMCGIFVPATRSKEEEET, encoded by the coding sequence ATGGCAGCCATATTAATTCAAAGTGAGGAATATGTAGACCTAACGTTTAAACTAAGAGGCTCACCTATCCCTCTTGATAATGGTTATCCTATCTATTCTGCTTTGTCCCGTATTTGTCCTCCCCTTCATGAACTAGACTCTATTGGAATTCATCCAATTGCCGGAATACCGACGAGCAAAAATTTCCTTGAACTCACTGCTCAATCTCGTCTAAAAATTCGGATTCATCATCAACAAATTCCTTTGATTTATCCTTATTTAGCTGGTCAAGCTTTTCAACTAGGTCAACATTCTTATCAACTAAATATTCCCGACTACAAACTGTTAACTTCTTCAGAAAGCGTTTATTCCAGATTAGTGATAATTAAAGGGTTTCAAGACCCTACTAACTTTATTGAAGCTGTTCAACGGCAACTGGATAATTTAGAAATACAAGGGAAAATTGAACTTCTTACCCGACAAGATGGAACACCTCAACGAAGGCAATTAACCATCAATAAAGAAGGGAAACAGTTTAAAGTTAGAGGATTTGGCGTAAAAATCAGCGAACTCAATCCAGAAGATTCCTTAACGTTGCAAGAACAGGGCATTGGCGGGAAACGAAAGATGATGTGTGGAATATTTGTTCCAGCGACTCGCAGCAAGGAAGAAGAGGAAACCTGA
- the cas8a1 gene encoding CRISPR-associated protein Cas8a1/Csx13, producing MSIEEIKIDRNTLITYQHLQKYFHPNYQKIKPKQIFIKVNSIRSLIADNLVKGIHWWSNFWEKLVIEDSKGYLFNQLFFNREGFTIMAEKSEEDKQYLIFVKVFQQAMKGNFAKIYAKTEEGKESPIKKKVERLRAEINYCYDELSFQEYLPDFLVRGGLNKYFNEHQEEILLLIKKLPLQKLKIWSLLATASYKPKDNPANGDDSSFPNNQKLGEMNDESEEE from the coding sequence ATGAGTATAGAAGAAATTAAAATTGATCGGAATACTTTAATCACTTATCAACACTTACAAAAATACTTTCACCCTAATTATCAGAAGATTAAACCTAAGCAAATTTTTATTAAGGTGAATTCGATTCGCTCCCTAATTGCTGATAATTTAGTAAAAGGAATCCATTGGTGGTCTAATTTTTGGGAAAAATTGGTGATAGAGGATTCAAAAGGATATTTATTTAACCAGTTATTTTTCAATCGAGAAGGATTCACAATAATGGCAGAAAAGAGTGAAGAAGACAAGCAGTATCTTATTTTTGTTAAGGTATTTCAGCAAGCTATGAAGGGCAATTTTGCTAAAATTTATGCCAAAACAGAGGAAGGAAAAGAGTCTCCAATTAAGAAGAAAGTTGAACGATTAAGGGCAGAGATAAACTATTGTTATGATGAATTGTCGTTTCAGGAATATTTGCCCGATTTTTTAGTAAGAGGAGGATTAAATAAGTATTTTAATGAGCATCAAGAAGAGATTTTACTACTAATTAAAAAATTACCTTTGCAAAAACTAAAAATTTGGTCATTGTTAGCGACTGCCAGTTATAAACCTAAAGATAACCCCGCAAATGGGGATGATAGTTCATTCCCAAACAATCAAAAACTAGGAGAAATGAATGATGAGTCAGAAGAAGAATAA